The following proteins come from a genomic window of Limosilactobacillus reuteri:
- a CDS encoding CdaR family protein has product MGKDTKGFFRRKWFLRIISLILALFLFMYVNGSKSGFLRQNTRNNNQSSALMSNKSVTLRMPLDVTIDNNKYIVSGYPQYVKVKVTGPSALVTTTSNTQNFKVYADLSDLTPGKHRVKLKTSGLNSELTSKIEPQYINVNIQPRKTITMKVTVRLSNKDLDNGYKLGRPHSDIQTVQVTGSRDEVNKVNRIIAFVAIPHDAKDNIARQVTLQAIDRNGQTLNVVISPTTTNVSIPISAGSQSSSSSDSSSSSSSEESEETKSSSRTSSRNDSSDSSSETSQSSSSISNEDSSSSSRNQ; this is encoded by the coding sequence ATGGGCAAGGACACTAAAGGCTTTTTTCGCCGGAAATGGTTTTTAAGAATTATTTCATTAATCCTGGCACTTTTTTTATTCATGTATGTAAATGGAAGCAAAAGCGGCTTCCTTCGTCAAAATACTCGGAATAATAACCAGAGTAGTGCATTGATGTCAAATAAATCAGTTACCCTTAGAATGCCCCTTGATGTAACAATTGATAATAATAAATATATTGTTAGTGGGTATCCTCAATACGTTAAGGTTAAGGTAACCGGTCCTTCTGCATTGGTTACAACCACCTCTAATACTCAAAATTTTAAGGTATATGCGGATTTGTCTGACTTGACTCCTGGTAAACATCGAGTAAAGTTAAAAACAAGCGGGTTAAATTCAGAATTAACTTCTAAAATTGAGCCACAGTACATTAATGTTAATATCCAACCACGTAAGACAATTACAATGAAAGTAACTGTTCGTTTAAGTAACAAGGATTTGGATAATGGCTATAAGCTTGGACGTCCACATAGTGATATTCAAACTGTCCAAGTTACTGGTTCACGTGATGAAGTTAATAAAGTAAATCGAATTATTGCTTTTGTTGCAATTCCACATGATGCAAAGGATAATATTGCACGACAGGTAACACTACAAGCAATTGATCGGAATGGTCAAACACTTAATGTTGTGATTTCACCAACTACTACTAATGTTTCAATTCCTATTTCTGCGGGTTCACAGAGCAGCAGTTCGAGTGATAGTTCATCAAGTAGTAGTAGTGAAGAGAGTGAAGAAACAAAGAGCAGTTCAAGAACATCTTCGCGAAATGACTCTTCAGATTCTTCATCTGAAACATCCCAATCTTCAAGTAGCATAAGCAATGAAGATTCAAGTTCAAGTAGTCGAAATCAATAA
- the glmS gene encoding glutamine--fructose-6-phosphate transaminase (isomerizing) yields MCGIVGVTGTDKSLSILIDGLKRLEYRGYDSAGVYVNDQQGHDYLVKRPGRIANLEAALGEEVHGLAGIGHTRWATHGEPNEANAHPQYSQDERFYLVHNGVIENYADLKKEYLSDVKFVSQTDTEVIVQLVDKFVVESGMSTEAALLKVLRLISPDSSYAFVLMDKEQPDTLFVAKNKSPLLVGIADGYNMVGSDAMSMIKETNTFMEIGDHELVIVKPDHVTVKDFDGNEIDRPTFKVDMDANAADKGAYPYYMLKEIDEQPAVMRKLVQEYFGDNDVAQINEEMLKDMANADHLYIVGAGTSYHAGLVGARIFEKLCGIPTSVHISSEFAYEQPLLSKKPFFIFLSQSGETADSREVLVNVNKHNWPSLTITNVDKSTLSREATYTELLYAGPEIAVASTKAYTAQIAVEAILAQALGVYMDKQAAKDFDVKHQLGLVANGMQSITDSKKKVEEIASRYLSKSPSAFYIGRGMDWSVSLEAALKLKEISYVQAEGFASGELKHGTIALIEDQTPVIGIITQDRTAGLTRSNLEETQARGANAITIVSRHLAKEDDTFVLPDVDEVLTPLLSVIPAQLLAYYTSLGKGLDVDKPRNLAKSVTVQ; encoded by the coding sequence ATGTGTGGAATTGTTGGAGTTACAGGAACTGACAAGAGTTTGTCAATTTTAATTGATGGATTAAAGCGTCTTGAATATCGTGGATATGACTCTGCAGGAGTTTACGTTAATGATCAACAAGGACATGATTACCTTGTAAAGCGGCCAGGTCGGATTGCTAATCTAGAAGCGGCCCTTGGAGAAGAAGTTCATGGTTTAGCCGGTATTGGTCATACCCGGTGGGCTACTCATGGTGAACCAAACGAAGCCAATGCTCACCCTCAATACTCTCAAGACGAACGGTTCTACTTAGTTCACAATGGTGTAATTGAAAATTATGCTGACTTAAAGAAAGAATACTTATCTGACGTTAAATTTGTTAGTCAAACTGATACAGAAGTAATTGTTCAATTAGTTGATAAATTTGTAGTTGAATCTGGAATGTCAACAGAAGCAGCCCTCCTTAAGGTTCTTCGTTTAATCAGCCCTGATTCTTCATATGCATTTGTATTGATGGATAAAGAACAACCAGATACATTATTCGTTGCTAAAAACAAGAGTCCATTATTAGTCGGTATTGCTGATGGTTACAACATGGTTGGTTCTGATGCAATGTCAATGATTAAAGAAACTAATACCTTTATGGAAATCGGTGACCACGAGTTGGTAATCGTTAAGCCAGATCACGTTACTGTTAAAGACTTTGATGGTAATGAAATTGATCGGCCAACATTTAAGGTTGATATGGATGCTAATGCCGCAGATAAAGGTGCCTACCCATACTATATGTTAAAGGAAATTGACGAACAACCAGCTGTTATGCGGAAGTTAGTTCAAGAATACTTTGGTGACAATGATGTAGCACAAATTAATGAAGAGATGTTAAAAGATATGGCAAATGCTGACCACCTTTACATCGTTGGTGCTGGTACAAGTTATCACGCTGGCTTAGTCGGTGCGCGCATTTTTGAAAAACTTTGTGGAATTCCTACATCTGTTCATATTTCATCAGAATTTGCTTACGAACAACCACTTCTTTCTAAGAAGCCGTTCTTTATCTTCTTAAGTCAAAGTGGGGAAACTGCTGATAGTCGGGAAGTACTTGTTAATGTTAATAAGCATAACTGGCCAAGCTTAACAATTACTAATGTTGATAAGTCGACGCTTTCTCGTGAAGCAACTTACACTGAATTACTTTACGCTGGTCCAGAAATTGCCGTAGCCTCAACAAAGGCTTACACTGCCCAAATTGCTGTCGAAGCTATTCTTGCTCAAGCATTGGGTGTCTACATGGATAAGCAAGCAGCTAAAGACTTTGATGTTAAGCACCAATTAGGATTAGTTGCTAATGGTATGCAATCAATTACTGATAGCAAGAAGAAAGTAGAAGAAATTGCTTCTCGTTATCTCTCTAAATCCCCAAGCGCCTTCTACATTGGCCGGGGAATGGATTGGTCAGTTTCACTTGAAGCTGCTTTGAAGTTAAAAGAAATTTCATATGTTCAAGCGGAAGGTTTTGCATCTGGTGAATTAAAGCATGGAACAATTGCTTTAATTGAAGATCAAACTCCAGTGATTGGGATCATTACCCAAGATCGGACTGCTGGTTTAACACGGAGTAATCTTGAAGAAACACAAGCTCGTGGGGCCAATGCAATTACAATTGTTTCACGGCACCTTGCAAAAGAAGACGATACATTCGTTCTTCCCGATGTCGATGAAGTGTTGACACCACTTCTTAGCGTAATTCCAGCACAATTGTTGGCTTACTACACTAGTCTTGGTAAGGGACTTGATGTTGATAAGCCACGTAACCTCGCAAAATCTGTTACAGTTCAATAA
- a CDS encoding acyltransferase family protein encodes MKPNFNPSQGIKSHYFVTGIDGLRTLAVLGVIIYHLLPNALMGGYLGVPLFLLVSGYFVTYQFSRQLKYGGHINLGHFYLKRFRRLYTTLIAMLILTTAYITLFARELLHNIRAVIVTNLTWIYNWWEISHGQSYFDQFGGVSPFTHLWTLGVEAQFYLLWPLIITLLFVVFKKLQNVRRVVFILAVLSAIEMALLYDPANINRVYYGTDTRAFSLLLGSWLGLAWPLNRLRPNLQASSRRLLNIIGIIATVLTIVGFFSLNGQSSFTYRGGMFLYSFIGMILMATIIHPGAGMNKWFTNPVFHWVGQRSYGIYVYQYPVMVFYERLINVGNHPLLNAFVEIIIILVVSEVSYRLIERPFAQYQWSKLPADLQHVLETHHFSWQSGAKMMVSALVVVIAFIGFCQPNRAPKKTAVQQRIEQNHQAAEEHNEKIAKGDNVAEASGNTSKLQKQYDLTPAQIKAAQKLKVTAIGDSVMADAADSIQKLMPNAYVDAQVGRQGSAAPDVIKQLKADWHLNKIVILNLGTNGPMTQDTLDDILSAIGSGHQIYWVTAHVPTKPWQQTVNNKIKDLAKKHKNIHVVDWNKASQGHSDWFASDNVHMGSSGNDHFARLIAKTILTKK; translated from the coding sequence ATGAAGCCAAATTTTAATCCATCACAAGGGATAAAGTCGCACTATTTCGTTACAGGGATAGACGGCTTACGAACATTAGCTGTCTTAGGAGTTATTATTTACCACCTATTGCCCAATGCTTTAATGGGTGGTTATTTAGGAGTGCCGCTTTTTCTATTAGTCTCTGGATATTTTGTAACCTATCAATTTAGTCGGCAGCTTAAATATGGTGGTCATATTAATTTAGGGCATTTTTATCTAAAAAGGTTTCGGAGACTATATACGACATTAATTGCGATGTTAATTTTAACAACAGCGTACATTACATTATTTGCACGAGAGCTACTCCATAACATTCGGGCGGTAATTGTTACTAATTTAACTTGGATATATAATTGGTGGGAAATCAGTCATGGCCAGTCCTACTTTGATCAGTTTGGTGGCGTTTCACCTTTTACCCATCTTTGGACATTAGGGGTTGAAGCGCAATTTTACCTTTTGTGGCCTTTGATTATTACGTTATTGTTTGTGGTTTTTAAAAAGTTGCAGAATGTGCGGCGGGTAGTTTTTATTTTGGCTGTATTATCAGCAATAGAAATGGCTCTTCTTTACGACCCGGCAAATATCAATCGGGTTTATTATGGAACTGATACACGGGCCTTCTCACTTTTACTTGGCTCATGGTTAGGGCTTGCGTGGCCATTAAATCGACTTCGACCTAATTTACAGGCAAGTAGTCGCCGTTTACTTAATATTATTGGAATTATTGCAACAGTATTGACTATTGTTGGCTTTTTCTCATTGAATGGGCAGTCATCTTTTACTTACCGCGGAGGAATGTTTCTCTATAGTTTTATTGGAATGATATTAATGGCTACTATCATTCACCCAGGTGCGGGGATGAACAAGTGGTTTACAAATCCGGTTTTTCATTGGGTTGGGCAGCGTTCTTATGGGATTTATGTTTATCAATATCCCGTTATGGTTTTTTATGAACGATTAATCAATGTCGGCAATCATCCACTTCTCAATGCATTCGTGGAAATTATTATTATTTTAGTAGTAAGTGAAGTTTCTTACCGGTTAATTGAACGACCATTTGCCCAGTATCAGTGGTCAAAATTACCGGCTGATCTTCAGCATGTGTTAGAAACGCATCACTTTAGTTGGCAAAGCGGGGCTAAAATGATGGTAAGTGCATTAGTTGTTGTTATTGCATTTATCGGTTTTTGCCAGCCAAACCGTGCACCAAAGAAAACAGCGGTTCAGCAACGGATAGAGCAAAATCATCAGGCTGCTGAAGAACACAATGAGAAGATTGCAAAGGGTGATAATGTTGCAGAAGCTAGTGGTAATACTTCTAAGCTTCAGAAACAGTATGATTTAACCCCGGCGCAAATAAAAGCAGCACAGAAGTTAAAGGTAACGGCCATCGGTGATTCGGTGATGGCTGATGCCGCAGATAGTATTCAGAAATTAATGCCAAATGCTTATGTTGATGCACAAGTTGGGCGTCAAGGTTCTGCGGCTCCTGATGTTATCAAACAATTAAAGGCAGATTGGCATTTAAACAAGATTGTTATCTTAAATTTGGGAACAAACGGCCCGATGACTCAAGATACGTTGGATGATATTTTAAGTGCAATTGGCTCTGGACACCAAATCTATTGGGTAACTGCCCATGTTCCAACAAAGCCATGGCAGCAAACAGTTAATAACAAAATTAAAGATTTAGCCAAGAAACATAAGAATATCCATGTGGTCGATTGGAATAAGGCAAGTCAAGGGCACTCTGATTGGTTTGCAAGTGACAATGTACATATGGGATCAAGCGGAAATGATCATTTTGCACGGTTAATTGCAAAAACGATCTTGACAAAAAAATAG
- a CDS encoding MarR family transcriptional regulator, protein MTHEDQLLDKAINIYLTGLKGIESFISEPASEYNLSFEQFLILRKIINHPNIKLMDIAEQRQVTRSAVSRQLKVLFQQKYVEQKADPADRRRMFLVATKKGKDAESEIWQRINHRFANWVQIYGEDRADQFLTLFEDFNQQIIQGNIRKKE, encoded by the coding sequence ATGACACATGAAGATCAATTATTAGACAAAGCTATCAATATTTACTTGACGGGACTAAAGGGCATCGAAAGCTTTATTTCTGAACCAGCGAGTGAATATAATTTATCTTTTGAACAATTTTTGATTTTACGAAAAATCATTAACCATCCTAATATCAAGCTAATGGATATTGCCGAGCAACGGCAAGTAACAAGGAGTGCTGTCTCTCGCCAATTAAAAGTCCTTTTTCAGCAAAAATATGTTGAACAAAAAGCTGATCCAGCTGATCGACGTCGGATGTTTTTGGTTGCAACAAAAAAAGGTAAAGATGCTGAAAGTGAGATTTGGCAAAGGATTAATCACCGCTTTGCCAATTGGGTTCAGATTTATGGTGAAGATCGTGCTGATCAGTTTTTAACACTTTTTGAAGACTTTAATCAACAAATAATTCAGGGGAATATCCGAAAGAAGGAATAA
- the cdaA gene encoding diadenylate cyclase CdaA, whose translation MQFIISLLTWQNLIHLIDILVIWFLIYELLMLIRGTRAVQLFRGILIIILVKIVSWYVGLSTVSWVMDQIINWGVIAIVIIFQPEIRRGLEHLGRGTFFTHNQTANEKEEDMIKQLDQAIQYMSKRRIGALMSIQMKTGLEEYIETGIPLDADISGALLINTFIPNTPLHDGAVIIKDNRIAVAAAYLPLSDSKLISKELGTRHRAAVGISEVTDALTIVISEETGEVSITKDNELIRNMSRDEYLKFLRAQLYTHEPQHENLVTELYAKFQRKGGGRHGQGH comes from the coding sequence ATGCAATTTATAATTTCGCTTCTAACATGGCAGAATCTGATTCACTTAATTGATATCTTAGTAATTTGGTTTTTAATCTACGAGTTATTAATGTTGATTCGTGGTACAAGAGCTGTCCAACTATTTCGTGGAATTTTGATCATTATTTTGGTTAAGATTGTTAGTTGGTATGTTGGTTTAAGTACTGTTTCGTGGGTAATGGACCAGATTATCAACTGGGGTGTTATTGCAATTGTTATTATTTTCCAGCCAGAGATTCGGCGCGGATTAGAGCACCTTGGTCGAGGAACTTTCTTTACTCATAATCAAACCGCAAATGAGAAAGAAGAAGATATGATTAAGCAATTAGACCAAGCGATTCAGTACATGTCAAAGCGAAGAATTGGTGCTTTAATGAGTATTCAAATGAAAACTGGTCTAGAAGAGTATATTGAAACTGGTATTCCACTCGATGCTGATATTTCGGGTGCATTGCTTATTAATACTTTTATTCCTAATACGCCCTTACATGATGGGGCAGTGATCATAAAAGATAATCGAATTGCTGTAGCGGCTGCCTATCTTCCTTTGTCTGATAGTAAATTGATTTCTAAAGAATTAGGGACACGTCATCGGGCAGCAGTTGGAATTAGTGAAGTGACAGATGCATTGACAATTGTTATTTCAGAAGAAACCGGCGAAGTTTCAATTACGAAAGATAATGAATTGATTCGAAATATGTCGCGAGATGAATACCTAAAGTTCTTGCGTGCTCAGTTGTATACGCATGAGCCTCAACACGAAAACTTGGTAACAGAACTTTATGCTAAGTTTCAACGTAAAGGAGGTGGCCGGCATGGGCAAGGACACTAA
- the glmM gene encoding phosphoglucosamine mutase produces MKLKYFGTDGVRGVANQDLSPELAFRVGRAGGYVLTRHSERKQPQVLVARDTRISGEMLENALIAGLLSVGIEVLRLGVVTTPGVAYLVRAQEADAGVMITASHNPIKYNGIKYFGGNGFKLSDELEYEIEQLLDAEEDTLPRPSDAGLGTVADYHEGALKYTSFLEQTVSSDLEGLKVVVDAADGATSGFISNLFADMNVDFIPINDQPDGLNTNLNCGSTHPESLQKAVVENDADLGVAFDGDGDRCIAVDNEGNIVDGDKIMYICGKYMDKKGLLKKDTVVTTVMSNLGMYKALEAHNLKSVKTKVGDRYVVEEMLKNGYNLGGEQSGHIIFLDHNTTGDGMLTALQLLSVVKDSGKTLAELANDVTTYPQELLNIKVADKTTAMENQKLKEIIAQVEKEMNGDGRVLVRPSGTEPLLRIMAEAATPELVHEYVERIGDVARAELEVE; encoded by the coding sequence ATGAAGTTAAAATATTTTGGAACTGATGGAGTTCGTGGGGTTGCAAATCAAGATTTAAGTCCAGAATTGGCGTTCCGTGTTGGTCGTGCAGGTGGATATGTCCTTACTCGGCATTCAGAACGGAAACAACCTCAAGTATTAGTTGCTCGTGATACACGAATTTCTGGTGAAATGCTAGAAAATGCTTTGATCGCTGGATTATTGTCCGTTGGGATTGAAGTTTTACGACTAGGCGTAGTAACTACTCCTGGGGTTGCTTACCTTGTTCGGGCACAAGAAGCTGATGCGGGAGTAATGATTACTGCTAGTCATAACCCAATTAAATATAACGGGATTAAATATTTTGGTGGTAATGGATTTAAATTATCCGATGAATTGGAATATGAAATTGAACAATTACTAGATGCTGAAGAAGATACGTTGCCACGACCATCTGATGCGGGCTTAGGAACAGTTGCTGATTATCATGAGGGAGCATTAAAATATACTTCTTTCTTGGAACAAACTGTTTCAAGTGATCTTGAAGGGTTAAAAGTGGTAGTTGATGCTGCTGATGGTGCAACAAGCGGCTTCATCTCTAATCTTTTTGCTGATATGAATGTTGACTTTATTCCAATTAATGATCAACCAGATGGCTTAAATACTAACCTAAATTGTGGATCAACTCATCCAGAGAGTCTCCAAAAAGCAGTTGTGGAAAATGATGCTGATCTTGGAGTAGCATTTGACGGGGATGGTGACCGTTGTATTGCTGTTGATAATGAGGGAAATATTGTTGACGGTGATAAGATCATGTATATTTGTGGTAAGTACATGGATAAGAAAGGATTGCTTAAGAAAGATACAGTGGTTACAACTGTGATGAGTAATCTGGGAATGTACAAAGCCTTAGAAGCACACAACTTAAAGAGTGTTAAGACTAAGGTTGGTGACCGTTATGTTGTTGAGGAAATGCTGAAAAATGGTTATAACCTTGGTGGTGAACAATCAGGACATATTATTTTCTTAGATCACAATACAACTGGGGATGGAATGCTTACCGCACTGCAACTCTTGTCTGTAGTTAAAGACTCGGGGAAGACACTCGCTGAATTGGCAAATGATGTAACAACTTATCCACAAGAGTTATTGAATATTAAGGTGGCAGATAAAACTACTGCAATGGAAAATCAAAAATTAAAGGAAATTATTGCGCAAGTCGAGAAAGAAATGAACGGGGATGGACGGGTTCTTGTTCGTCCTAGTGGAACTGAACCTCTTTTGCGCATTATGGCTGAAGCAGCTACGCCAGAATTAGTTCATGAATACGTTGAACGGATTGGTGATGTTGCCCGCGCGGAATTAGAAGTAGAATAA
- a CDS encoding Cof-type HAD-IIB family hydrolase, producing MIKMVALDLDNTLLNSNKEISQRNEHVLKQLHQEGIKVVLCTGRPINAIWPYIEQLGLTDSDDYTITFNGGLVINNESREHLFELGMKKSDLLPLFSYVKRKKIPLNVLDFERVYELNDYPGSIYRTVLKNIEFQSLPMSDVPEKTYSKAVMAITPEKLSTIIGELPAELKAQYNAVQSQPMIMEFLPKKLNKAVGLKALLDHFGDDFSNLMTFGDADNDLEMIEAAAQGIVMENGLPNVKAVATAITDTNDNDGVAKYCERYFATVL from the coding sequence ATGATTAAGATGGTTGCGCTAGACCTAGATAATACGCTTTTAAATAGTAATAAAGAAATTAGTCAACGTAATGAACATGTCCTAAAGCAATTACATCAAGAGGGAATTAAGGTCGTGCTTTGTACTGGCCGCCCAATCAATGCAATTTGGCCATATATTGAACAACTTGGTTTAACTGATTCAGATGATTACACAATTACGTTTAATGGCGGATTAGTTATTAATAATGAATCACGTGAACATCTTTTTGAATTAGGAATGAAAAAGAGTGATTTACTGCCACTATTTTCTTATGTTAAAAGAAAAAAGATTCCCCTCAATGTTTTAGACTTTGAACGGGTATACGAATTAAATGATTATCCAGGATCTATTTATCGGACAGTGTTAAAGAATATTGAATTCCAATCTTTGCCAATGAGTGATGTGCCGGAAAAAACTTATAGTAAAGCTGTAATGGCAATCACCCCTGAAAAATTATCTACTATTATAGGAGAACTTCCAGCTGAGCTTAAAGCGCAGTATAATGCAGTTCAATCCCAACCAATGATAATGGAATTTTTACCTAAAAAATTAAATAAGGCGGTTGGACTGAAGGCACTACTAGATCATTTTGGGGATGATTTTAGTAATTTGATGACATTTGGGGATGCTGATAATGATCTTGAAATGATTGAAGCAGCTGCCCAAGGAATTGTAATGGAAAACGGGCTCCCTAACGTTAAAGCAGTGGCAACAGCAATTACAGATACAAATGATAATGACGGGGTTGCAAAGTATTGTGAACGTTATTTTGCAACAGTTTTGTAA
- a CDS encoding response regulator transcription factor codes for MEILMIEDNHSVCEMMAMFFKKEKWQYEFAYDGVEAEEKFNADPHKWDIILLDLNLPKKDGMQVAADIRRGLPTVPLIMLTARDTESDQVLGLEIGADDYVTKPFSTITLIARIKALYRRTHLNKLEDVQDIDSDDTFDIQTKNFKMNTKTREVFLYGKPVGDLTPKEFDLLKTLASKPRQVFTRSQLLQLVWDYEYYGDERTVDAHIKKLRQKLENIGPQVIKTVWGVGYKFDDEGND; via the coding sequence ATGGAAATATTAATGATTGAGGATAACCATTCTGTCTGTGAAATGATGGCAATGTTTTTCAAAAAAGAAAAATGGCAATACGAATTTGCCTATGATGGTGTTGAAGCAGAAGAAAAGTTTAATGCCGATCCTCATAAATGGGACATTATTTTATTAGACCTTAATCTTCCTAAAAAGGACGGGATGCAGGTCGCTGCTGACATTCGACGGGGATTACCAACAGTTCCTTTAATTATGCTAACGGCTCGTGATACTGAAAGTGATCAGGTATTAGGATTGGAAATTGGTGCTGATGATTATGTAACCAAACCATTTAGCACAATTACTTTGATTGCACGAATCAAGGCCCTTTATCGGCGAACGCATTTAAACAAGCTTGAGGATGTTCAAGATATTGATAGTGATGATACATTCGATATTCAAACAAAGAACTTTAAGATGAATACTAAGACAAGAGAAGTATTCTTATATGGGAAACCGGTCGGCGACTTGACACCTAAAGAATTTGACTTATTAAAGACGCTTGCCTCTAAACCACGTCAAGTATTCACCCGTTCACAACTTTTACAATTAGTATGGGACTATGAGTATTATGGTGATGAGCGAACTGTTGATGCTCATATTAAAAAGTTACGGCAAAAGCTAGAAAATATTGGACCTCAAGTAATTAAGACTGTATGGGGAGTCGGCTATAAGTTTGATGACGAGGGTAACGACTAA
- the fucP gene encoding L-fucose:H+ symporter permease — MENEVKKENGQSWVQLSDGYLSRTPMFQFVILCLIFPLWGAAASLNDILITQFKTVFTLNDTATAFVQSAFYGGYFLMAIPASILIKKTSYKLAILIGLLFYIIGCGMFFPASHVATYSIFLVAIFAIAIGLSFLETSCDTYATMFGPKETANKRLNVANVLIPLGDIMGIVLGKYLIFGEGGNIADKVAKMSKSEAEAYNEHLLQLTLQPYKYILIVLIIIFIVLAVTKMPRAKAFSTGSETKEDQPSLGETFNYLFHNKRYMKGVLCQFIYAGMQTTVWSFTIRLALRLDSHISDAAASTFMIYSYIAWFFGKLVANWFLDRYSITKVLTWFSLLGTISLVITFTVPNITAVIAAIATSFFFGPEWPTIYAHTLDQIHEKKYTETGGAFIVMSLIGGAIVPTIQGRVSDLTGSMQLSFIVPAICFALITIYFWTEHRWEKAHPNEVQEH; from the coding sequence ATGGAAAATGAAGTAAAAAAAGAAAATGGACAAAGTTGGGTTCAGCTTTCAGATGGTTATTTAAGCCGGACACCAATGTTCCAATTTGTTATTTTATGTTTAATCTTCCCATTATGGGGAGCAGCGGCCAGTCTTAATGATATTTTGATTACACAGTTTAAGACTGTTTTTACCTTAAATGATACTGCAACTGCCTTTGTTCAAAGTGCCTTTTACGGTGGTTATTTCTTAATGGCGATTCCAGCATCAATTCTTATTAAGAAGACATCTTATAAGTTAGCAATTCTTATTGGGCTATTATTTTATATTATTGGTTGTGGAATGTTTTTCCCAGCTTCACATGTTGCTACTTATAGTATATTTTTAGTTGCTATTTTTGCTATTGCCATTGGTTTGAGTTTTCTTGAAACTAGTTGTGATACATATGCAACGATGTTTGGACCAAAAGAAACTGCTAACAAGCGATTAAACGTTGCTAATGTTTTGATTCCTCTTGGCGATATCATGGGAATCGTTCTTGGTAAGTACCTTATTTTTGGTGAAGGTGGAAATATCGCCGATAAGGTTGCTAAAATGTCAAAATCTGAGGCAGAAGCTTACAATGAACACTTGCTTCAATTGACTTTGCAGCCTTATAAGTATATTTTGATTGTTTTAATCATCATCTTTATCGTGTTGGCAGTTACTAAGATGCCTCGTGCTAAAGCCTTCTCAACTGGTTCTGAAACTAAAGAAGATCAACCATCACTTGGCGAAACTTTCAACTACTTATTCCACAATAAGCGGTACATGAAAGGGGTTCTCTGTCAGTTTATTTATGCTGGTATGCAAACGACTGTATGGTCATTCACTATTCGGTTAGCATTGCGTCTTGATTCTCATATTTCTGATGCAGCTGCTTCAACTTTCATGATTTACAGTTACATTGCTTGGTTCTTTGGTAAGTTAGTTGCAAACTGGTTCCTTGACCGTTACTCAATTACTAAGGTATTAACTTGGTTCTCATTACTTGGAACAATTTCATTGGTAATTACCTTTACTGTTCCTAACATCACAGCGGTAATTGCGGCGATTGCAACTAGTTTCTTCTTTGGACCAGAATGGCCAACGATCTATGCTCATACCCTTGATCAAATTCATGAAAAGAAGTATACCGAAACTGGTGGAGCATTTATCGTTATGTCCTTAATTGGTGGCGCAATTGTCCCAACGATTCAGGGACGGGTATCAGACTTAACTGGTTCAATGCAACTATCATTCATTGTCCCAGCAATCTGTTTTGCACTTATCACTATTTACTTCTGGACAGAGCACCGTTGGGAAAAGGCTCATCCAAATGAAGTTCAAGAACACTAA
- a CDS encoding LysM domain-containing protein — protein sequence MISKKNFAKVSATLGAVALGVSATATAANADTIYTVQSGDTLSGISYKLAKDNSMVNDLAKKNNIQDINKIYVGQKLIIKSDGEIQEYNAQNAANANVADNNTQATQAQPQQAQGQASQSYTSNASGSEAAAKAWIAARESGGNYGATNGQYIGKYQLSASYLNGDYSAANQERVADQYVASRYGSWQNAQAHWQANGWY from the coding sequence ATGATTTCTAAGAAAAACTTTGCTAAAGTATCTGCTACTCTTGGTGCAGTGGCCTTAGGTGTTAGTGCAACGGCTACTGCTGCTAATGCCGACACTATCTACACCGTACAAAGTGGTGACACACTTTCAGGTATTTCTTACAAATTAGCAAAAGACAACAGTATGGTCAATGATCTTGCTAAGAAGAACAATATTCAAGATATTAACAAGATTTACGTTGGTCAAAAGTTAATCATCAAGAGCGATGGTGAAATTCAAGAATACAACGCTCAAAACGCAGCTAATGCAAATGTAGCTGACAATAATACTCAAGCTACTCAAGCACAACCTCAACAAGCTCAAGGTCAAGCTAGCCAAAGCTATACTTCAAATGCTTCAGGTTCAGAAGCTGCTGCTAAGGCCTGGATTGCCGCTCGTGAATCTGGTGGTAACTACGGTGCTACTAACGGTCAATACATTGGTAAGTACCAATTATCAGCATCATACCTTAACGGTGACTACTCAGCAGCTAACCAAGAACGGGTTGCTGACCAATATGTTGCAAGTCGCTACGGTTCATGGCAAAATGCTCAGGCTCACTGGCAAGCTAACGGCTGGTACTAA